From the genome of Pirellulales bacterium:
CGGACCGGGTGAGCAATAGCTCGTTGACGGAGCGGCAGGGCTGACGGCGGTAGGCTTGGCGAATTGTCACACCGCCAACTAAAATGCGACGTCGCGGAATCGCTCTCCTAGCCACAGAGAACCCCAGGCCATGCCGCTTTACGAGTACACCTGTGAAAAGTGCCAAAGCGATGTAGAGCTATTGATTCGCGGTGACGAGCGGCCCGAGTGCCCCGAGTGCGGCAGCCGGAAGCTGGAGCGACGCTTGAGCGCTCCGTTTGCGCATTCGCGTGGGGCCGGCAGCTTGCCCATTCGTTCGGAGGGTCCTATGCCCGGCGGTTGCGGCAGGCCGCAATGCGGTATGGGGGGCTGCCAGGGGTTTGACGGGTAACTTGTGGTAGCTCTGGCGATTTTGTGAGCAGGCCGAGTTTACGCCTTGCGGATCTTGTCACGCCCTGTGGTCACTTGACGCGTGGCGTTGCGGGTGTCGATCACCAGTCGCGAGTGCTGGACGATGAAATCGTAGTCATAGCGCGAATGGTCGGTGGCGATGAGCACGCAGTCTTGCGCCGCCAGGAATTCTGGCGTCAGCTCGGAACTGGACATGGCGGGCAAGTGCGGGTGATGTCGCATCTTGGGCAGCGACGGAACGTGTGGATCGTTGTACGAAAGCGTTGCGCCGCGCTGACGCAGCAGTTCCATCAACACAAACGATGGGCTCTCGCGAGGATCGTCGACATCCTTTTTGTAGGCAACGCCGAGAATGCAAATCTTGCTGTCTCGCACCGGTTTGCATTGATCGTTCAGCGCTTCGACCAGTCGCTGCACGACGTATTCTGGCATCTGCGTGTTGACTTCGCCGGCGAGTTCGATGAAACGAGTGGGCAGGCCATATTTGCGGGCGAGCCAACTGAGGTAGAACGGATCGATGGGAATACAATGGCCACCCAGGCCAGGACCTGGGTAAAACGCTTGGAATCCAAACGGCTTGGTCTTGGCGGCGTCGATCACTTCCCAGACATCGATGCCCATGCGATCGAAGAGCACCTTGAGCTCGTTGACCAGCGCGATGTTGACGGCGCGGTAGGTGTTTTCGAGGATTTTGCAGGCCTCGGCGACTTCCGCGCTAGTGACGGGGAGGGCCTGAACGATGACACCGCTGTATAGAAGGTGAGCCAAACGGGTGCTGCGCGGGCCTAGGCCGCCGACGATCTTGGGTATCTTGCCGGCTTGGAATTGCGGATTGCCCGGGTCTTCGCGTTCTGGACTGTAGGCGAGGAAGAAGTCTTCCTCGACGCACAGTCCGCGTTCGGCCAGGATTGGGAGGACAATATCTCGCGTGGTGCCGGGATAGGTGGTGCTTTCTAGTACGACGAGTTGACCGCGGCGCAAGGTCTTGGCGATTTGCCGCGCAGTCGACTCGACGAACGAGAGATCGGGATCGCGACTTTCGCTGAGTGGCGTCGGCACGCACATGAGTATCGCGTCGGCCTCGGCGAGCACGCGCATGTCGGCCGTGGGGCGAAAGCTGGAGTTGGCGACGCTTTCGGCGATCCATTGGCCGCTGATATGGCCGATATAGCTCTCGCCGGCGCGGAGGCGATCGACCTTGGCCTGGTCGACGTCAAATCCGAGCACCTCGAAACCATGTTCAACAAAGATGCGCGCTAGCGGCAGACCAACGTAGCCGAGGCCGATGATCCCGATTTTCGCCGTTCGGGCGCGAATCATCTGCTCGAGTTGGTCGGCGGTTTGGGAGGATGAAACAGAATTGACTGTGGAACTGCTCATTGCGACTGACAAACTGATCCAAAGGGATGGGCTGTGCGGCGAGGAAGTCGCCAAACCCTTGCGGCGACGGAGGTTGGTCGATACCACGATATTCTCGTTGCTTGACAGGGGCCATAGCCTGAACCATGTTTGAACGAGATTGCCGGAACGTCACACATGTTGCGACTGTCATAACTAGTGCGGGCTGCGAGAACTTGCGATGCCGATTTTGGCCCACGAGCCGAGCCTATATCCGTCTGATCTGTTTCAGCGGCCGGCGCCGGCGCAAAGTGGAAGTCGCTGGTGGGCGCTGCATACCAAGCCGCGGCAGGAGAAGTGCCTGGCTCGCTATCTGCATCAGGCGGGCACGCCATTCTATCTGCCGTTGGTCCCCAAGCGGCGCGTGCAGAACGGGCGCAAGCTGGAATCGCACATTCCGCTGTTCACCAGTTATGTCTTTCTGCTGGGGACTGAAGAGCAACGGCTTGATTGCCTCTCGACCAACCGTGTGACACAGGTGATTGAGGTCATTGAGCAGGGGCAATTGCTGACCGATCTGGCGCAGATTCAGCGTTTGATCGAAGCCAACGCCCCGCTGACCCTGGAGCAGCGCATCGAGGCTGGACAGCGTGTGCGAGTGAAAAGCGGCTCGCTGATGGGGCTGGAGGGAATGGTGTTGGCGCGGCGCAAGGAATCGCGGCTCTTGGTGGCGGTGCAGTTTCTGCAACAAGGGGTGTCGGTGGAAGTCGACGACTTCACGCTTGAACCGCTGGACTAGATCATCCCCCTTCGCGCCACGGCTGGCGACTTTCGTACTGGCGTTGCCGCTCGCGTATTCGGGTGGCCAGTCCCACTTGGTTGCTGGCGATGGCGACATCGTAGGCGCGACGGGCCGTTTTTTGGGCCTCGTCGAAACGGCCAGCCTCGGCGTACGCGGCGGCCAGCGCATTGAGCGACAGTGGTTGCTCAAAATTCGATCGCCGACACGCCTCTTCGGCCAACTGCACGGCCACGGCGCCGTCGCGAACCCGGTCGTCTTGGGCAGTCGCCAGAATCCAGGCCAGATTGGTGGCGATCTCAAAGGACTCGGGCTTTTGTGACAGGGCTATTTGCAATTCGGCGACGGCCGCCGGCATGTCGCCGATTTGCGCCAGGAGCGTTGCCAGTTGCACGCGGGCGGGCAGATTGGCCGGCTCGTCGGACACGACCTTCCGCAGATGCTCCGCTGCTGACGCGTGGTCGCCGGATTGCGAGAGCAATTGCGCCAGATCGAAGTTCGCTTGCGTGTTTTGTGGCCACAGCGACAAGGCCTTGCGCAACTTGTTTTGCGCCGTGTCGCGCTGGCCGATCGAGATGTCGGCCCGAGCGGCCGCGGCGAGCTCCAAACTCTCGATGGTGGGTAGTTTAACCTTGCCCGCCTGCGTCCAAAGCGCAATGGCCAAAATAATCGCCGGCGTCGCGACGCCGATGAGCCAAACGCGCCGCGCTGTCGGCGCTAGTGAGCGGAGCCACGGGGCGGCGATTTCCCACGCAAATACAAACAGGATGAAATCGAGCGCGAGCTCCAGCACCTCGCTGTGGCGAGGATCGAACATGTGGAGCGTCAGGGCGGCGAG
Proteins encoded in this window:
- a CDS encoding nucleotide sugar dehydrogenase, producing MIRARTAKIGIIGLGYVGLPLARIFVEHGFEVLGFDVDQAKVDRLRAGESYIGHISGQWIAESVANSSFRPTADMRVLAEADAILMCVPTPLSESRDPDLSFVESTARQIAKTLRRGQLVVLESTTYPGTTRDIVLPILAERGLCVEEDFFLAYSPEREDPGNPQFQAGKIPKIVGGLGPRSTRLAHLLYSGVIVQALPVTSAEVAEACKILENTYRAVNIALVNELKVLFDRMGIDVWEVIDAAKTKPFGFQAFYPGPGLGGHCIPIDPFYLSWLARKYGLPTRFIELAGEVNTQMPEYVVQRLVEALNDQCKPVRDSKICILGVAYKKDVDDPRESPSFVLMELLRQRGATLSYNDPHVPSLPKMRHHPHLPAMSSSELTPEFLAAQDCVLIATDHSRYDYDFIVQHSRLVIDTRNATRQVTTGRDKIRKA
- a CDS encoding antitermination protein NusG, yielding MPILAHEPSLYPSDLFQRPAPAQSGSRWWALHTKPRQEKCLARYLHQAGTPFYLPLVPKRRVQNGRKLESHIPLFTSYVFLLGTEEQRLDCLSTNRVTQVIEVIEQGQLLTDLAQIQRLIEANAPLTLEQRIEAGQRVRVKSGSLMGLEGMVLARRKESRLLVAVQFLQQGVSVEVDDFTLEPLD
- a CDS encoding zinc ribbon domain-containing protein — protein: MPLYEYTCEKCQSDVELLIRGDERPECPECGSRKLERRLSAPFAHSRGAGSLPIRSEGPMPGGCGRPQCGMGGCQGFDG